The DNA window tgatatatattagtaGATTTTTTATGAGTGATGAAGAAATAGTTATctttgatttatttattaataatgaatgtctatatttagaaaaggatattgttaataatattaatatgaatgaacAAAAGATAAGAAGTATCCTATCTAAgttattaaaagataaattCATTAtagaaatacaaaaatataagaataatgaaaaagGAAGCAACTTTCAAACATTTTAttgtttaaataattatatagtcTATGTACTAGATTTTAGGATTAAACAAATGGAAAATGAattgcaaaaaaaaaaaaatgaaagtgatatttatttttgtaatttttgcAATGCCACATATTCTCAGCTAGATGCTCAGATACTTCCCTTAGATCCTTACGACGCTCATTTTTTGTGTTactgtaataataaaatagagTTAATCGTAAGGAAAACAAAtcgataaaaaaaaaaaaataaataataaataaatataatataatgtaataaGATTATTGGTTGccattttgtaaatatataaatgtctacatatataaatatgtacatatatatatatatatatatatgtatatattttttttttttttttttccgtACAGGAAAATGACGATCACAATGATGAAAAGATCTACAACAAATACACCAAATATCTTAACATTTTAAAAGAACATATAGAAAaactaaaaaattatttcattCCTTTATATACTGAAAAATTCAGTAGAAAAAATGTCAACTCcaattctttcttttttgaaCGTTCCTCCGATGAATCACTTACAAATAATTCTTCTGAGGTGTCCATGACAAATAACTCATCACTAATTTCGCAaagtaaaaaagaaaaaaaaaaaaaaaaaaaaaaaaaaaaaaaaaaaaaaaaaaaattacagcgaatattattttatttgccTGAACAGTTCATGTGAAATATGAATAagtcataattttttaataagcacattataaaaaaaaaaaaaaataaaataaataatatatgcacatataaataaataaatatatatatatatatatatatatatatatatatttttttttttttttttttttttaggtcAACTTAATAAAGTTGTGGATGGagggaaaagaaaaaaagacgATGCCTTCACAGACACGTGTAGTAGTAGCATTTTGAAAAAAGAcaagaagataaaaatatgtatgaatGTAAACGATAAGAAGAGTGTAAGTAAACATGTGGAACATGAGGATCCGACAAAACATGTaagaaagaataataatgtaaagaTGGAGAATATTATAAGTAAAGAGaaagaaaggaaaaataaacaaaatgaaaaaatgacTCAACAGAATATATCTAAAGGTAATGAAAACACAAAACATTCAGAAGAAGAACAAATGCTTGAGCCTGAGTTGCCATTTTTTTATGTCAAGAAATATAACAAGAGATTCTCACTTTTAggtatgaaaatatatatatatatatatatatacatatttttatatttcatgaATTATATTTGACTACTCTTTTGTACTTTCTGTAGATGCTCAAAAACTACAACAAGACATGACACAAGAAGAATTTGAGAATTTTATGGATTTACAGGAAACTTATCTAGATCaactttaaaataaaaaaaaatatatatatagagatatatatatatatatagaaaaattatatttttcatttattatttgttattttttttggtacaatataaatatatatatatatatattttataattaatccTTTATGTATTAATCTTAAaagttttcattttttttttttttttgtagtatttttatgtttatgaatataaaacaCCTTTTGtttctatttattttttttattatttatattttatgttttaagTTTTGacatgaataaaaataaaaaattatcaccaaaaaaaagaaaatatacatatatatatatatatatataatatatatatttttttttaatttcattacttttatatgtttatattatcattttcatatgtgaaataataattaatttgttttaatgttttttttttttttttcataaagaGTTttaacttttattattatgtacatattata is part of the Plasmodium sp. gorilla clade G2 genome assembly, chromosome: 7 genome and encodes:
- a CDS encoding transcription initiation factor IIE, alpha subunit, putative, with protein sequence MENSKDIFYDKEKKFFQYLMIYISRFFMSDEEIVIFDLFINNECLYLEKDIVNNINMNEQKIRSILSKLLKDKFIIEIQKYKNNEKGSNFQTFYCLNNYIVYVLDFRIKQMENELQKKKNESDIYFCNFCNATYSQLDAQILPLDPYDAHFLCYCNNKIELIENDDHNDEKIYNKYTKYLNILKEHIEKLKNYFIPLYTEKFSRKNVNSNSFFFERSSDESLTNNSSEVSMTNNSSLISQSQLNKVVDGGKRKKDDAFTDTCSSSILKKDKKIKICMNVNDKKSVSKHVEHEDPTKHVRKNNNVKMENIISKEKERKNKQNEKMTQQNISKGNENTKHSEEEQMLEPELPFFYVKKYNKRFSLLDAQKLQQDMTQEEFENFMDLQETYLDQL